GGCAATTGACGTTCATATTCAAGCATACTCTCTACACGCGCCACTTCATCTATGTATGCCTGCTTATCTTTTTGGGCGCGCTTTACCAAATGAATAACACCCTTTCTTGTATCCTCTCGGTAAGTCTGAATAAACTGATCAAGTTCTTCTGTCGAAGTCCTTGCTAAAATTTCTTTGATTGATGTAATGGATTCTGGCTTCAAAATATCTCCTTTATTTGACACGATAATATGATCCTAGGACAACAACATTATATTCATTCATTACTTTAATAACAGCTGCCCTAACTTTTTCATTGCGCTGATAACACCCTTCTACATCAATAAAAAAGTTATAGTTTCCGAGTCCTTTTTTTGTTGGACGTGATATAATGGATACTAAGTTTATTTGTTCTTTGGCAAAGACATTCAAAATGTCTACAAGTAGACCCGGTCGATCTTGGTCGTCATGAATAACCAACAGTGTTTTCCATTCTTTGCTTGGGTTGATTTCTTCATTATGGTGTGTTGCCAAAACAATAAATCGCGTCTCATTTTCAAGGGAATCTGCAACATCATCCAACTCTAACATAAACGATTGATCTTGGTGTAAAAAATGCATTGGAACAATTGCACCGTCTGTACGCATTCCTTCATTAAGTTTTTGGTAAGATGCAGAGTTACTTTGCGTTGTAATGATTTGATCTTCTCGAAAATTTTCCAAAAAATCCAGACATTGATTTTGCGTCTTAAATTGTGTAAAGACTCGGTCTACGTCAGAAAGTTTTTCCGTATTCGCAATAAATCCAAAACGTATAGGAAGTACAATCTCATGAATAATTTTAAGTTTTGAATGTGTGAGTAAATCTAGGATAATTTGAACAAATCCATCCAGTGTATTTTCAATTGGAATAACTCCATATGTACATTCTGTTCCTATTGCATCTAATGTTTTACGCATTGAAGAGTAATAATTTAATTCACCGCTTAACCCTTGACAGTGCATATATTCTTTGGCCGCTTTTTCTGTATATGTACCCTTTGGCCCAAGGACTGCTATATTCATAGTTTACCTACTTTCATTAATGTTCTGCTTTGTTCTATTGTTTATTATACATTGAAATCTTTTATCATACAACGTATAATAGATAAGATGTTATTCGTTGTTTTGAAAGGATATGTCATGCAAATCATTCATAAAAAAATACATGAAACTGAGTATAAATCTATTTTAGAGATCCCATCTTTTTTTGATAATAGCTGTTATATTGATATAGAAACCACTGGGTTTGATCGAAAACGACATATGATTTACTTGGTCGGATTGATCTATAAGCTTGATGGAATATTTTATTTGGAGCAATACCTTTGTGATAAATCATCCGATGAATACGAACTTTTATATCGATTGAACGAAAAACTAAGCCAATATGACTACTTGGTTCACTTTAACGGGCAAAGTTTTGACCTACCTTTTATCCACGCACGACTTAAACTATATAATATTCCAACTCAAATGGATGCATGTACATCAATTGATTATTACCACGCTTTAAAGCCCTATAAGCATTTGCTAAAAACAGATAACCTAAAGCTTAAAACCCTTGAACGCCTTTTGGGATTTCAGCGGTCGGACCCTTTTGATGGCGGACAATTGATTGAATTATTTAATAGTTATGTCCAAGGGGACGTTCAGCTACGCCCGGCATTATTGTTACATAATGAACAAGACATGATTGGACTATATCTTTTAAATGCTTTTTATCCATTGTATGTATTGACATATACAAAGGAACTCCCCACGAAATGTGCAACATTAAACACAGATAAAATCATCCTTACAAAATCGTTGCCTGATAGTCACGGATACTATTTGTTTGAGCATTTTTCCCCTTATGGCAAGGTAAATGTAAATATGGATAGGATCGAATGTTCTCTTATGTTATATGAAGGTGTTTTAAAATATTTTTATTCGGATTATACCCAATATTATTATTTGCCTGTAGAAGATTATGCCATTCACAAATCAGTTGCTAATTATGTCAATCAGCAATACAAAAAGAAAGCTACCAAAGCTACTGCCTACGTAAAGAAAAAAGACATCTACGTACGATGTCCTTTGAGCGAAAAAGAAATTATTCAATTACAAACAACGGAAAATCCTATAACTGTTTTTCATATGGATTATGATGAAACACACACCTATATTCAAATCGATACGTTTAAAAAAATATATCCTCATGTGTTTACTCCGTTGTTAAAAGCTTTACTTTCTTAACGGTTGACTTCACCATCTTTTTTATAAAAAAATGTGTAGTCCGAAGAAAAATTATATCGATGGGATTGAATGATTTGTTCTGTACTACCGACAAATAATATCCCGTCTTTTTTTAACGACTGATTAAAGCGTGTATAAATCTTGTCTTTTGCCTCTTCCGTAAAATAAATCAAGACATTTCGACAAACAATCAAATCACACTGCTTTGGATAAGAATCTTTTAATAAGTCATGTTGTCTAAACTCAATGCAACGCTTTAAATTATCGTTTATTTTATAGGACCGACCGACTTGGGTAAAATACTCTTTTTTAAATTCTTCAGGTACGCCGGCAATGGATTTTTCGTTATACAATCCGACTTTAGCTTTGGAAAGAATTTGTTGATCAATGTCGGTTGCAATAATCTTAATATTGCTTAACGGCATAAATTTACTCAAAACCATCGCTAGAGAATATGGCTCATCACCTGTTGAACATGCAGCAGACCATATTGTGATTTTTTTTCCGAAGCGTTCAAACAAATAAGGCAAAATTTGTTTTTCCAATACATCCCATTGCGTTTTATTTCGAAAAAACTCTGAAACATTGATGGTCATATAGGTAATAAATTCTTCATAAACTTCTTTATTTGATTTTAACGCAGCTACATAGTCGTCATATCCCTTAAACCCATTTTTTCGGATTAGGGAGTCGAGTCGACGCTTCATTTGCCTTTCTTTGTATGCATTTAAATCAATCGTTGAAAGCTTAAAAACCGCTTCTTTAAATTGTTCATAGTCTTTTATCATTATTCCGCTCCTAATTCTAAAAAATATGCCACTATCTTAAGATAATGACATACTTAATATATATTTAATTCTATAAATTACTCTTCTGTATCTACTGCTTCTTCAGCTTCTACGACTTCTTCAGCACCATCTTCATCAACTTTTTCAAGTTCTTTAACAGACAAGCTGATTTTCTTTTCGTCTAAGTTTAAATCTGTTACTTTTGCAGTAACTTGCTCACCTACAGATAATACGTCTGAAGGTTTTTCAACATGCTTAACAGAGATTTGAGATACATGTAATAATGCATCAACACCTGTTTCAAGTTCAATAAATGCACCGAAATCTGTCATACGAGCCACACGACCAGTAACAACATTGCCTACAGCATATTTTTCTTCAGCATCATTCCAAGGATTTTCATCTTTGAATTTCATTGAAAGAGAAATTTTCTTTTTGTCTTTATTGATATCTAAGATACGTACTTTAACTTCGTCACCAACTTTAACAACATCTTTAGGTGAACGAATACGTCCCCATGATAATTCAGAAATGTGAACAAGACCATCAACGCCGCCTACATTAACAAAAGCGCCATAATCTGTAATGTTTTTAACAACACCGTCCATAACATCGCCTACTTGAATGGTTTCAAATATTTCATCCATTTTTAAGTTCTTTTCTTTTTCAATTAAGATACGTCGATTACCGATAATACGATTTTTCTTCAAGTTAAACTCAGTAATAACAAAAGATAGTTCTTCATTCTTAAATTGTTCAAGGTCTGATACATATTCATCGGACACAAGAGACGCAGGAATAAATACACGTACTTCTTTAATGATGACAACTAAGCCACCTTTAAGTACAAGATTCACCTTCGCTGTAACAACTTCTTTTGAATTAAATAGTTCTTCTACATAATTCAATCCTTCTTCTGCTTTAAGACGCTTGTACGTTAATAATACTTGTCCTTCTCCGTCATTAACTCTTAAAACTTTAGAGCGAATTTTTTGACCTACTTCAACTTCTTTTCGCAGATCGACTGTTGGAAAATTAGAAAATTCACTTTTAGGAATGATACCATCGGATTTATAACCGATGTTAACATAAATCTCATCAGCATTGACACCAATTATAGTACCCTCTACTATCTCTCCTCTATGAATTTGGATTATTGAATCTTCCAACATTTGTTCAAAATTTTGCATTTCTGACATTTGAAATGACCTCCTCGATTATGTTCTTCGGAGTTGAAGCTCCCGCTGTAATACCTATAATATCATTATCTTTGAAAACATTCAACTCTAATTCTTCTATAGTTTCAACGTAATATGTATCCTTACATTGACTCTTACAAATTTCATACAACTTTTGTGTATTTGAACTATTTTTGCCACCAATTACAATCATTTTTGTGACTTTTTCCGAAAGTTCTAAGGCTTCTCTTTGCCGCATAACAGTGGCTTGGCAAACAGTCTCGTTAATAATAACACGAATAGATTTTTTTTGCAATTTTTTTAATATAAGTTTATATTTTTCTACGTTAAACGTTGTCTGTGCGACAACTGTATATGTCTTGTTCTTATCCCATTGTATTTGGTCAATCTCATCCACGTCTTTGATGATAATAACCTCTCCTTTTGCCCATCCTGCAATGCCGATGACCTCTGGGTGATTTTCATCACCAATGATGAGGATTGCATCCCCTGAAAGGCTGGCTTTTTCAACAATTCGATGGATTTTTTTTACGTATGGGCAGGTACTGTCAACAATGGTGAATCCCCGTTCTTGGATTTTCTTTATCGTTTCTTCCGATACACCGTGACTTCGGATTAATAGCTCTCCTGGCGGATACGTATCCAACTCGTCAAGAGTATGGATTATGGTAACGCCTTGATTATTAAAATGTTCTACAACCTGAGGGTTATGAATAACCGGGCCGTATGAATATATATGTGTATTTTGCGATGTATGCTCATCAAGCATTTTTTCAAGATGTTGAACGGCTCGATTGACACCAAAGCAAAACCCTGCTGTTTTGGCAACAATAATTTCCATAGTTTACATTCCTAACTTTTTTGCTTGTTCATATATGGTATTAACAACTTCATTGATTCCCATATTCGACGTGTCAATAACAACCGCGTCCTGTGCTTGTTTAAGCGGTGCATACTCTCGATGCATATCCCTATAATCACGGGCTTCAATTTCTTGTTGGATTTGTTCTAAGTTGGGACTTTCGCCCTTCTCTTCAAGTTCTTTATATCGACGTAATGCACGAACGTCTACACTTGCCGTTAAAAAAATCTTAAGCGGCGCATCGGGCAGTACATGTGTACCTATATCACGTCCATCCATAACAACAGATTTTCGCTTTGCTAATTTTTGTTGTTCTTTGACTAAAAACAGTCTAACATATTTGTTCGTAGAAATAATAGAGGCAATATGTCCTATTTCTTGAGTACGAATTTTTGATGTTACATTTTCGTCTTGTAAAAAAATCTGTTGCATCCCATTTTCATACCCAATATTTACGTTGATTTTTTCGATATGCGTATCAATGAATTGATTGCGCTTTTCTTCATCATGTATATCTTCGCCCATATGTGTATATATATAGTATCCTATCGCTCGGTACATAGCTCCTGTATCTACATAAATGTAGGACATTTTTTTTGCAAGGGCCTTGGCAATAGTGCTTTTACCTGCGCCAGCCGGACCATCAATGGCGATATTTAAAGGTGTTGCAATATCCGGTCTTAGTTTAACCGCTTCCCCCAAATAGATATGTCGTACGCTGTTTTGCTCTATTTCACTGTTTACATGAAAAAGAACACGAATACATTGGCTTAAACTTCCTTCAACATACATTTCTTGACAACAAATCAATGAAGCTTCTGTCAACCCTAATTCTCTTGCAGCTACAGCAGGATATACTTGAGTCAAATCCTTTGTTGCTGTAAAAATAATTGAAACGATTTGGGAAGGGTCCAACTGATTTTGTTCTATAATTTGTTGCAGTAATTGTTTTGTACTTTCAAGAATTGCTTCTTTTGTATTTTCTTTTACTGTATTGGCACCACGAATGCTAATCATTTTTTTGTTCTTCCTTTCTAGTCGAGTGTACTCATGCCTGCTAAGGCACCTGTAGAAAATGCGATTTGCAGATTAAATCCTCCCGTTAACGCATCCAAATCTAAAACTTCACCTACAAAATATAAACCTTTGATATGCATTGACTCCATGGTATGAGGATTAATATCTTGAACATCAACTCCGCCTCGGGTAATGATGGCTTCATTAAACTTTCGAAACGCTTTAACATGTAACGTAAAGTTCTTCATCTGTTGACCAAGCATCATACGTTCTTCACGGGTAATTTGATCAATCGATTTCATAGGGTCAATCTGGCAACGTTTTAAAAGGACAGGAATCATTTTTTGTGGTAACAAGCCTTTTAAAACGTTTTGAATAGCTTTTTTTTGATGTTCATTAAAATCACGTAATATACGCTTGTCTAATTTTTCGTTATCCAGTCCAGGTTTTAAGTCAATAACGACTTCAACTGTTTTAAGCGCTATATTGCGTGCTATATAACTACTTGCAGATAAAACAAGTGGGCCGCTAACGCCAAAGTGGGTAAACAGCATTTCTCCAATTTCACTATAATATTCTCTTTGGCTATCTTTTGCTGTTAAACGCACATTTTTAAGCGATAACCCTTGCAATTCATAGATATCTTCTTCAACAGTCTCTATCGGAACAAGCCCTTGTAACAAAGGAACAATCTTATGTCCTAATGTTTTGGCAAAGGTATGTCCATCACCTGTTGATCCGGTCATACTGTAGGATACTCCGCCTGTAGCTATGATAACATGTTGAGCATTCAGTGTCTCTTTTGTGGACAATTTTACCCCTTCAATCTGGTTATGTGACGTCATAAGTTCTTGAACCGTGCTATGAAGCATCACTTTGACACCTCTTTTTCGCATCGCATTTTCTAATGCTTTTATAACATCAGACGATTTATCACTTGCCGGAAAAACGCGCTGTCCACGTTCAACTTTTAAAGCTAATCCCTCTTCTTCCAAAAAAGACATGACCATAGCACTGTCAAAAGAGTAAAAGGCACTATATAAAAACTTTGCATTACATGTTTGTTGCTTTAAGTGATATTCTACATCACTTGCGTTTGTTACATTACAACGTCCTTTTCCTGTGATATATAATTTTTTTCCGAGTTTTTCATTTTTTTCGATGAGCAAAACCGATTTTCCGGCATCACACGCCTTGATTGCCGCCATCATGCCAGCCGGTCCACCACCAACTACGATTGTATGATACATGTTTTTCTCCAAACTTTTATTGTTCTCGTCTTAGACTATAATTTATATTAATGTCATCATCATTTTCATACACTTGATATTCGTTCCATATATTTTCTAATCGTTCCAAACTTTCCACAATTGTATCTTTTTTACGCATAGATAAGGCTACAATGATAGCATTAATGACGCTTAACGGCGCAACTAAAGAATCCACAAACGAGACCATTTCACTTCGTGCCACTAAACTAACATCTGAAAATTGAACCATAGGAGAAATAGGACTATCAGTAATAGTAATAACACTACTTTTTCTTGATTGTGCATATTCCATGGCTTTTAGCGTTCGCTTGGAGTATCTTGGAAAGCTAATGCCAATCATAACGTCCTCATCGGATATACGATGAATCTGTTCAAACATTTCACTGACACTATTGGTATGGATCAACTTTACATTATCAAACATAAGATTAAAATAGAAGCCTAAGAAGCCAGCTAATGACGCACTGCTTCGAACGCCAACGATATATATAGTCTTGGCATCCATTATATAGTCGATTGCTTTATTAAATTGATCATTATCTATTTCTTCTAAAGTAACCTTTATCTTTTCCATATCTGCATGCAAGACATGTTTTAATATTTGATCTTGATCTATGCGATCTGAGGTTACATTGACACGCTGAATTGAAGTTAGTTTGTTTTTAACCAGCTCTTCCAATGCCCGCTGTAATTTTGGATATCCGTCATACCCCAATTCATTTGCAAAGCGTACCACTGTAGACTCACTGACACCAACAATAGTACCTAATTTTGCAGCAGTTAAAAAAACCGCTTTTTCATAATGGTTCGATATATAATCTGCAAGCAGCTTTTGACCTTTACTTAATTGGTTGTAATGGGAATTTATCCGTTTAATTAAATCATTTTGTCGTGACATAATTTCCTCCTGCACAATGCACGTTTTCCTTCAATTATATGAAAAATGAATGAAAGACCTTTTCATCTTTCAATATTTTTCTATTATAGCCTACAAATTATGAATTTACAAGGCTATATTTTCAAAAAAATGAATACTTTTTTTGGGTTTACGTCAAAAAATAGCACCTCAAATGTGAGATGCTATTCGTAGATTATTGAATCCGCAATTTATACCGGATACGCCTTATGTTGTATACCTGGTTGTTTAGGGTCAACTTTCGACTGTTGCGCTTCACGATACTCAAAATATTCTTTGGCAACTTGTGGGAAAAGCGCATAGGATAAAACATCTTCATCTTGTTGCGCCCATCGCATCGTTTCTTTTCGCAATGGCTCTAGTTCTGGCGCAAGCAAATCTGCCGGTCTACACGTTATGGTTTCTTCATCACCGATAATTTTATTTTTTATCTCTGTAGAAATCTCCATAGGTGTTCTTCCGTACTCCCCGCGAACTAACGCTTTGGATTCTTTGGAAATCATCTTGTAACGTTCACCACCAAGGACATTAAGAACCGCTTGGGTTCCAACAATCTGACTCGAAGGCGTAACTAACGGCGGATAACCAAAATCTGAACGTACACGCGGTATTTCTTCCAAGACATCATAAAATTTATCGCTGGCCCCTTGCTCATTTAGCTGGCTAACAAGATTAGACAACATACCACCTGGAACTTGGTATAACAACGTTTTTATGTTAACGCCAAGTATTTTAGAGCTTAACAAGCCACTTTCTAATGCGTTTTCACGAATCGGTCTAAAGTAATCTGCAATCTCTGCAAGAAGTGTTTCATCAAGCCCTGTGTCATAAGGTGTTCCCTTAAATGTTTCGACCATTACTTCCGTTGCTGGTTGTGCAGTTCCCATCGAAAAAGGACTCACTGCACAATCAATAATATCTGCTCCCGCTTCAACTGCTTTTAGGTAAGCCATACTCGCAACTCCTGAAGTATAGTGGGAATGTACTTGAAGTTCCAAATCCGTCACTTCTTTTATTTTTGTTACAAGCTTTGTTGCTTCATAGGGTACAAGTAATCCTGCCATATCTTTAATACAAATTGAATCTGCACCCATATCTTCAATACGCTTTGCCAATTCAGCATAATAGTCGATTGTATGAAAGTCAGATAACGTGTATGCAATGGCCACTTGTGCATGTCCACCTTCACGTTTGGTTGCATCAAGTGCTGTTTTAACATTTCGCATGTCATTAAGTGCATCAAAGATTCGAACAATATCAATACCATTTGCAATAGCTTTTTGGACAAAATACTCAACCACATCATCGGCATAATGACGATATCCTAATAAGTTTTGCCCCCGTAAAAGCATTTGCATTTTTGTGTTTTTAAAACCACCTCGTAGTAATCGTAAGCGTTCCCATGGATCTTCTTTTAAAAAACGAAGACATGAATCAAAGGTCGCTCCGCCCCACATTTCAACGGAATGATATCCAACACGATCTAATTTTTCAACAATAGGTAGCATATCTTCTGTACGCATACGTGTCGCAATTAGAGATTGATGGGCGTCGCGTAATATTGTATCTGTTATTTTAACAGGTTTTTTAATGAGTTCTGACATATTGACCTCCTTCTATAAGTCGTTTTTGTAACATTATAAGTATAAGGATAAGAATACACCTGCAGCAACTGCAGAGCCTATAACTCCTGCAACATTAGGGCCCATCGCATGCATAAGCAAGAAGTTCGAAGAATTTTCTTTTTGTCCTACTTTTTGCACAACACGCGCTGCCATTGGAACAGCAGATACACCGGCCGCACCAATCAATGGATTAATCTTTCCGCCAGATAATTTACACATAACCTTACCTAACAATACACCGGCCGCAGTCCCAAATGCAAAAGCCAAAAGACCTAAAATCAAGATAAAGAGCGTAGATGTGTTTAAAAAATCTGCAGCTCGAGTTGTTGCCCCAACTGTAATACCTAAGAAAATAGTAATCGTATACATTAGTGGTCCAGAGGCTACTTCTGCTAATTTTTCCGTCACCCCAGATACCTTAATCAAGTTTCCAAACATTAACATTCCAATAAGTGCTGTTGTTGAAGGTAAAATCAAAATAACGAGCAACGTAACAATAATAGGAAAGAGTATTTTTTCAAGCTGTGATACCGGTCGTAATTGCTGCATTTTGATCATTCGCTCTTCCTTCGTTGTCAACGCACGCATGATCGGCGGTTGTATAATGGGAACCAAGGACATGTATGAATATGCAGCCACTGCAATAGGTGCCAGCAAATGTGGCGCTAGCTTAATCGCTGTATATATTGCTGTCGGTCCATCTGCACCTCCAATAATTGCAATGGATGCGGATTCGCCATTGTTAAATCCAAATGCCAACGCTCCAAAAAATGCTAAAAATATACCAAACTGCGCTGCTGCTCCTAATAAGAAGCTTTTAGGGTTTGCTAATAATGGCGCAAAATCTGTCATAACACCCACACCCATAAAAATTAACGGTGGGAAAATTCCTAATTTATTTCCATAATAAATATAATACAATAGCCCACCAGGAATTTCTTTTGCGTGATCATAAAAATTCGCCCCGGTTTGGGATTCAAAGACAAGCGCAACTCGTGAAGCTACTTGTGTTAGACTTCCTTGAAATTCTTGGGTCACGCCCTCAAATGTCAATTGCGTAATAGGTCCATCCATAATCCCTGAAATAGGTAGATTAACTAAAAACATACCAAAAGCAATGGGCAATAAAAGTAATGGTTCAAATTCTTTTTTTATTGCTAAATACATAAGTATAAAAGCAATAATAATCATCAATAAGTTTCCAAGACTTCCGGAAAAAATATAGTTAAAATCAAACCCTCGATCCAAGTTCATATTTTGAACAAACCAATTTATTCCTGAAGAATCTATAAACCTTCCAAAAGCCTCGGCGAGTCTTTCTAACATGTTCATGAATAAATCCTCCCTATGCTTAGTTTAGAGAAGCGATTAAATCTCCTGCTTCTACTGCTTGGCCTGATGTCACATTAATACTTGCAACTGTTCCTGCACTCGGTGCAACAATTTCATTTTCCATTTTCATTGCTTCGAGCACAGCAACAACATCGCCCTCATTAACTGCATCACCAACAGCAACTTTAACAGAAACGATTTTTCCTTGCATCGGAGCTTCTAAAAGGGTGTCTCCATTACCGGTAGATGGGCTTGCTTGAGCAACAGGGTTTGACGGCGCTACACTTTTTGTCGGTTGACTAACAGGAGCTATACTTGCTCCGCCGCTTAGTTCCTCAACATCCACCTCATATGTATTTCCATTTACTGTAACTTGAAATCTTCTCATGGTAGTTCCTCCTATCGACTATATTGATTTTTGGTCGTAATACGTCTAAATGATTTTACATGCAACTGATCCGTTGTTGTCTCTAATGAAGCAGCTATAGCTGCAGTAATAACAGCAACAAGTACTTCCTCCTCGTGTTTATCGGTAACTTCATGAGGTTTTTTTTCGACAACGGCTGTAATTTTTGATTGTTCGTGGGGATGAACAATTTCTCCACGCTTAATGTATTTGAATAAGGTAATGATTAAGGAGATAAGGATTAAAATAGCAAATACAGTAGCCATACCGCTAATAAGTGCGATAAGACCTTCTTGTAAACGCTCTGATGTTGATGTTAAAAAAAATAAATTATTAAAAACCATGCTATCCTCGCTTTCCTTATATCGTACTATGTTTTCGATCTATATGAGGTACCCGTTTAGTATATAGCATTTCTAGCGCTACTATAACACGCTTGCGTGTTGCGGCCGGTTCAATAATATCATCAATATATCCTCGACTTGCCGCAGCATAAGGAGAAGATTGCATATGTTCAAACTCTTCTTGTTTTGCATTTTTTTCTGTGCTTGTAAGCATTCCTTCTGAAATCTCATCGTTAAACATAATACGAACTGCACTCTTTGCTTCCATCATGCCTACCTGGGCACTTGGCCATGCAAGTACAACATCAGCCCCTACATGCTTTGAATTAAAGCTTACATATGCCGATCCATATCCACGATATAATATCAGATTGATTTTAGGAACACTCGCATGAATAAATGCATGGGTCATTTTTGCTGCCATTTTTGCTAATCCTTGACTTTCATCAGCACCTTTTGTAGCAAATCCTACAATATCTGTTAATGTAACCAACGGAATATTAAATCCATCGCAAAAAGACACAAAGTTCGTTACTTTTGACAATCCTTGTGCACTTAGTCGACCATCACCATCTTGCGTTTGATTTCCAATAAACCCAATGGTCATTCCATTCATTTTTCCAAATGCAACGATCACTTCTGTTGCATAATTTTGTTTTACTTCAATAATATGATTGTGGTCACTAATAGAAAGGAGGGCTGCTCTGCAATCAACTCCTTGACTAGATACTATAGAATTAAGCTCAGGAGAAACCCGGTTCAAATCATCGGACACTTGTTCAAATGGCGCTTCTTCTGTATTGTTGGCCGGTAAGAATTCAACAAGTTGACGCATATCTTGAATTAAACCCTGTTCATCTTGGCAAATAAAATCAACTAAACCTGAAACCTCTAAATTATATTGTGCAGAACCAAAAGCTGTCGTATCTTTTGTATCATCATAGGTATTTGGACTATTGACAAACAATTGACCATTTTTATCCGTTATAAATGTAAAGTCACTTAATCCGGCAATGATCGCTGCTCCACCGCCACATGTTCCCACAACACCTGTTATTTGAGGAATGACGCCTGAAGCCATGGATTGCTTCATATAGATTTGCCCAATAGCATCTAAAGCATCAGTAGATTCTTGTAGCCTTAAGCCAGCGCTATCTAGAAGTCCAATGATAGGCGCTCCCATTTTTATAGCCAAATCATATAGTGTAACTATTTTTTTTGCGTGCATTTCGCCAATGGCACCACCGACTAATGTAGCATCTTGACTATATGCATAAACCAATCGTCCATTAATGGTTCCGTAACCTGTAACTACGCCATCAGCAGGAACGGTTTTTACATTCAAATTAAAATCTGTTGCCCGTTGCTGTACAAATGCACCGACTTCAACGAAACTATTTTCATCAAAAAGCTGCTGCATACGTTCACGTGCAGTTTTTTTGTTCATTGCATGTAATTGATCAACCGCTTCTTGTCCGCCTTGAAGTTCGATGTGCTTTCTACGAGTATGTAAATCATTTAACTTCTCTTGGAAACTCATATTAACCCTCCATAGATTTATTTTAACAGTGCACTTTTCTCAAGCTTCATTCTACATAAGAAACTAACAAAAATCAAGTTAACTGTTAATAGTTTTTGTTACATTAATGGTGCGAAGACACGTAAAAAATCCTGTGCCAAACGCGACAAAACATTTCCTTTGTAATCATCCTCCTTAATTAACCTTGACTTATCAAGTGTTTTC
This sequence is a window from Vallitaleaceae bacterium 9-2. Protein-coding genes within it:
- a CDS encoding prephenate dehydratase domain-containing protein, with protein sequence MNIAVLGPKGTYTEKAAKEYMHCQGLSGELNYYSSMRKTLDAIGTECTYGVIPIENTLDGFVQIILDLLTHSKLKIIHEIVLPIRFGFIANTEKLSDVDRVFTQFKTQNQCLDFLENFREDQIITTQSNSASYQKLNEGMRTDGAIVPMHFLHQDQSFMLELDDVADSLENETRFIVLATHHNEEINPSKEWKTLLVIHDDQDRPGLLVDILNVFAKEQINLVSIISRPTKKGLGNYNFFIDVEGCYQRNEKVRAAVIKVMNEYNVVVLGSYYRVK
- a CDS encoding ribonuclease H-like domain-containing protein gives rise to the protein MQIIHKKIHETEYKSILEIPSFFDNSCYIDIETTGFDRKRHMIYLVGLIYKLDGIFYLEQYLCDKSSDEYELLYRLNEKLSQYDYLVHFNGQSFDLPFIHARLKLYNIPTQMDACTSIDYYHALKPYKHLLKTDNLKLKTLERLLGFQRSDPFDGGQLIELFNSYVQGDVQLRPALLLHNEQDMIGLYLLNAFYPLYVLTYTKELPTKCATLNTDKIILTKSLPDSHGYYLFEHFSPYGKVNVNMDRIECSLMLYEGVLKYFYSDYTQYYYLPVEDYAIHKSVANYVNQQYKKKATKATAYVKKKDIYVRCPLSEKEIIQLQTTENPITVFHMDYDETHTYIQIDTFKKIYPHVFTPLLKALLS
- a CDS encoding protein-glutamate O-methyltransferase CheR translates to MIKDYEQFKEAVFKLSTIDLNAYKERQMKRRLDSLIRKNGFKGYDDYVAALKSNKEVYEEFITYMTINVSEFFRNKTQWDVLEKQILPYLFERFGKKITIWSAACSTGDEPYSLAMVLSKFMPLSNIKIIATDIDQQILSKAKVGLYNEKSIAGVPEEFKKEYFTQVGRSYKINDNLKRCIEFRQHDLLKDSYPKQCDLIVCRNVLIYFTEEAKDKIYTRFNQSLKKDGILFVGSTEQIIQSHRYNFSSDYTFFYKKDGEVNR
- the rpsA gene encoding 30S ribosomal protein S1 — its product is MSEMQNFEQMLEDSIIQIHRGEIVEGTIIGVNADEIYVNIGYKSDGIIPKSEFSNFPTVDLRKEVEVGQKIRSKVLRVNDGEGQVLLTYKRLKAEEGLNYVEELFNSKEVVTAKVNLVLKGGLVVIIKEVRVFIPASLVSDEYVSDLEQFKNEELSFVITEFNLKKNRIIGNRRILIEKEKNLKMDEIFETIQVGDVMDGVVKNITDYGAFVNVGGVDGLVHISELSWGRIRSPKDVVKVGDEVKVRILDINKDKKKISLSMKFKDENPWNDAEEKYAVGNVVTGRVARMTDFGAFIELETGVDALLHVSQISVKHVEKPSDVLSVGEQVTAKVTDLNLDEKKISLSVKELEKVDEDGAEEVVEAEEAVDTEE
- the ispH gene encoding 4-hydroxy-3-methylbut-2-enyl diphosphate reductase, whose amino-acid sequence is MEIIVAKTAGFCFGVNRAVQHLEKMLDEHTSQNTHIYSYGPVIHNPQVVEHFNNQGVTIIHTLDELDTYPPGELLIRSHGVSEETIKKIQERGFTIVDSTCPYVKKIHRIVEKASLSGDAILIIGDENHPEVIGIAGWAKGEVIIIKDVDEIDQIQWDKNKTYTVVAQTTFNVEKYKLILKKLQKKSIRVIINETVCQATVMRQREALELSEKVTKMIVIGGKNSSNTQKLYEICKSQCKDTYYVETIEELELNVFKDNDIIGITAGASTPKNIIEEVISNVRNAKF
- the cmk gene encoding (d)CMP kinase; translated protein: MATPLNIAIDGPAGAGKSTIAKALAKKMSYIYVDTGAMYRAIGYYIYTHMGEDIHDEEKRNQFIDTHIEKINVNIGYENGMQQIFLQDENVTSKIRTQEIGHIASIISTNKYVRLFLVKEQQKLAKRKSVVMDGRDIGTHVLPDAPLKIFLTASVDVRALRRYKELEEKGESPNLEQIQQEIEARDYRDMHREYAPLKQAQDAVVIDTSNMGINEVVNTIYEQAKKLGM